The following proteins come from a genomic window of Daphnia carinata strain CSIRO-1 chromosome 8, CSIRO_AGI_Dcar_HiC_V3, whole genome shotgun sequence:
- the LOC130704192 gene encoding LOW QUALITY PROTEIN: RNA-binding protein with serine-rich domain 1-B-like (The sequence of the model RefSeq protein was modified relative to this genomic sequence to represent the inferred CDS: deleted 1 base in 1 codon), translating to MPDKETGDRKDRKAGEDSSKSKDGKDKKDTKESGRKKGRDSSSDSSSSRSSRSSSSSSSSSSSSRSSSSSSSDSRSSSSSSSSSDSSGSSHSSGSLKKHQKKRVPSTDKLKVDAKPEDEKNKLDGEKNIDKDRNKENRRSRSTSPRRRRRDRSPTPKPLRIHIGRLTRNVNKDHLTEIFSVYGNIKAIELPNERAGLSHLHRGFAYIEFSTAEEAENAMKHMDGGQIDGQEITAAPVLIPKNRPPPPRRNSPPRNRPGRWGMGGGRSPPRFRRRSPPRRRSPPRRDRDRRPPPPARSRSRSRSPNRRSGGNNRRYSRSSSSSSR from the exons AT GCCTGACAAGGAAACGGGCGATCGTAAAGACCGGAAAGCCGGCGAAGATTCGAGTAAATCCAAAGATGGTAAAGATAAAAAGGATACCAAAGAATCTGGCaggaaaaagggaagagattCGAGCAGTGACAGTTCATCAAGCAGGAG TTCCAGATCAtctagcagcagcagcagcagtagttCTAGTTCAAGATCCTCTAGCAGTTCTTCGTCTGACTCAAGATCCTCATCCAGCTCATCTAGCTCATCTGACTCTTCTGGATCATCTCATTCTAGTGGATCG TTAAAGAAACACCAGAAAAAGAG AGTGCCATCCACTGACAAGCTGAAAGTTGACGCCAAACCAGaagatgagaaaaacaaacttgatgGAGAAAAGAACATTGACAAAGATAGAAACAAGGAAAACAGACGATCTAGATCCACCTCACCCCGCCGGCGTCGGCGTGATCGTTCCCCTACACCGAAACCACTGCGAATTCATATTGGTCGCCTGACGCGTAACGTCAACAAAGACCACCTTACCGAAATATTTTCCGTCTATGGAAATATCAAAGCCATCGAGTTACCTAACGAGCGTGCCGGTTTGAGTCACCTACACCGCGGCTTTGCTTACATCGAATTCTCAACAGCTGAAGAAGCGGAAAACGCGATGAAACACATGGACGGGG GTCAAATCGATGGACAAGAAATCACAGCCGCTCCTGTCCTGATACCTAAAAATCGTCCACCACCACCTCGACGAAATTCGCCACCCAGAAATCGGCCTGGTCGTTGGGGAATGGGAGGTGGTCGATCCCCACCAAG GTTTCGACGACGTTCTCCTCCGCGAAGACGTTCACCACCACGACGTGATAGAGATAGGCGACCGCCACCACCTGCCCGTTCAAGGTCTCGTTCTCGCTCACCTAATCGCCGTTCGGGTGGAAATAATCGCCGCTACAGTcgttcttcttcatcttcttcacgCTAA
- the LOC130704257 gene encoding extracellular serine/threonine protein CG31145-like, with the protein MKWKERVALSLGVSVVLLTSVLVLDIRYASSGGRADQTDAGFILPALRHGTARQKEGRQFQRQFLDKQPAVKEPIPENPVFPSRTATVNNEELELGVVASNATLNDDDPAAQHSNNEQGSKVDVVRDLLKGKRSQLNNDETYKNSEDDDNMDHLKSQFKDLFKYMSPAELSRPVKGNLRELDVTVQRLRNVSLSDDATSWEKFHVSISKEELYHEDDPMIDELLQDMATLEFYNISQKEGGTQLKLVIEFPPGGLAMLKPMRFPREQETLPNHFYFTDYERHNAEIAAFHLDRILGFRRAPPVIGRMVNMTTELYALATGELLRTFFISPAQNLCFHGKCSYYCDTGHAICGNPDQMEASLAAFLPDKEFVPRKTWRHPWRRSYHKRKKAQWEEDDQYCEQVRQLPPYNEGRRLLDLIDLAIFDFLSGNMDRHHYETLSLFGNQTFPIHLDQGRAFGRPKHDEMSILAPLYQCCLVRRTTLATLLRFHHGPFRLSYLMRKSLARDPLDPILAAGHFDAMDRRVAITLRVIRHCLSRIKADQVLVGLADWKEKISQTGS; encoded by the exons ATGAAGTGGAAAGAAAGAGTGGCCCTTTCCCTGGGCGTGAGTGTCGTCCTTCTCACATCTGTGCTCGTTCTTGATATTCGCTATGCTTCCAGTGGAGGACGAGCAGATCAAACCGATGCGGGATTTATCCTTCCAGCGCTAAGACATGGAACAGCCAGGCAAAAAGAGGGCAGACAATTTCAACGACAATTTCTCGATAAACAACCGGCAGTGAAAGAACCAATTCCTGAAAATCCGGTTTTTCCCTCAAGAACTGCTACTGTTAATAATGAAGAATTAGAACTAGGAGTCGTAGCCAGCAACGCAACGCTCAATGATGACGATCCCGCCGCCCAACACAG CAACAATGAACAAGGTTCCAAGGTGGATGTGGTCAGGGACCTTTTGAAAGGCAAAAGGTCGCAGTTAAATAATGACGAAACTTACAAGAATTCAGAGGACGATGACAATATGGATCATCTTAAAAGTCAATTCAAAGACCTATTCAAATACATGAGCCCGGCAGAACTTAGTCGGCCCGTTAAAGGTAACCTGCGGGAGTTGGACGTGACCGTCCAGAGGCTACGCAACGTCAGTCTCAG TGATGACGCTACTTCGTGGGAAAAGTTCCACGTTTCCATTTCGAAAGAAGAATTATACCATGAAGATGACCCAATGATTGACGAACTGCTACAAGACATGGCGACTCTCGAATTTTACAACATCA GTCAAAAAGAAGGTGGTACGCAGCTAAAACTAGTCATCGAGTTTCCCCCGGGGGGACTGGCGATGTTGAAACCCATGAG ATTCCCGCGCGAGCAGGAAACACTACCTAATCACTTTTACTTCACTGACTACGAGCGACATAATGCTGAGATTGCTGCCTTCCACCTGGATCGTATTCTGGGCTTCCGGCGAGCTCCGCCCGTTATCGGCCGAATGGTCAATATGACCACCGAACTCTATGCCCTTGCCACTGGGGAACTGCTACGCACTTTCTTTATTTCTCCTGCACAAAACCTTTGTTTCCATG GCAAATGCAGCTATTACTGTGATACTGGCCACGCCATATGCGGTAATCCCGACCAGATGGAAGCATCTTTGGCCGCCTTCTTGCCTGATAAAGAGTTTGTGCCAAGGAAAACCTGGCGCCATCCGTGGCGGCGATCCTaccacaaacgaaaaaaagccCAATGGGAGGAAG atGATCAATACTGTGAACAGGTCCGGCAACTTCCACCATATAACGAAGGTCGTCGGTTGCTCGACTTAATCGATTTGGCCATCTTCGATTTCCTGTCGGGCAATATGGATCGCCATCATTATGAAACACTCAGTTTATTTGGCAATCAGACGTTTCCAATCCATTTGGATCAAGGGCGGGCTTTCGGTCGACCGAAACACGATGAAATGTCCATTTTGGCGCCACTATACCAATGTTGCCTTGTGCGGCGAACTACTCTCGCCACTCTTCTTCGTTTCCATCACGGGCCGTTTCGACTCAGTTATCTCATGCGGAAGTCGTTAGCTCGCGATCCGCTCGATCCGATTCTAGCTGCGGGACATTTTGATGCTATGGACCGCCGCGTCGCCATTACACTACGTGTCATTCGCCATTGTTTGAGCAGGATTAAAGCTGATCAAGTTCTTGTCGGCCTGGCCGattggaaagagaaaatcagCCAAACTGGCAGTTAG
- the LOC130704258 gene encoding decapping and exoribonuclease protein-like yields MKRQYQDVRTGSTRDPRYRKGHERSGKVLSLHDIEEFNGNFPEFTRPKNVGSFSLDVCRNYQNDYSELRYLCMPPETSNSGSCKVRFDLRKGVSTVIEKDEESIRQKMLDDLLMFILQERKAEHPSIVNCNYPLKPLLVEFVCYRGLLTMLIATPYESQENWTILATRFQNCIYLWHLKDRQKRNGFNSNPKQQEMSIWGFKFEQYLCASSSEASPNPEEQLNTNAEFCCVLKTRIGGHPLLYGAEVDAVTKGSQPPFADLQNFVELKTNRHISNERQHASFKRFKSMKWWAQSFIVGIPKIVVGYRDDDGIVSQLETMDVDHLRKQSNDWWKSNICMNFCLQFLKFVKECIPKESNPNAHFIFEFDAMSRVISFRNEAGEASSRNLLPSWYVQSMESHV; encoded by the exons atgaagCGCCAATACCAGGATGTGAGAACCGGATCTACACGTGATCCAAGATACCGAAAAGGCCACGAAAGATCTGGAAAAGTTTTAAGCTTACATGACATCGAAGAGTTTAACG GGAATTTCCCCGAGTTTACGAGGCCGAAAAACGTGGGTTCGTTTTCGTTAGATGTCTGTAGAAATTATCAAAACGACTACTCAGAACTCAGATATCTGTGTATGCCTCCAGAAACTTCTAATTCTGGTAGCTGTAAAGTTAGATTTGACTTGCGAAAAGGTGTTTCTACAGTTATTGAAAAAGATGAGGAATCCATTCGACAAAAAATGCTGGATGACTTGCTGATGTTTatccttcaagaaagaaaggcaGAGCATCCTAGCATTGTTAATTGTAATTATCCTCTCAAGCCTTTGCTTGTGGAATTTGTCTGTTATCGTGGGCTTCTTACTATGCTCATTGCTACTCCGTACGAAAGCCAAGAGAATTGGACAATACTTGCAACGAGGTTCCAAAATTGTATTTACCTGTGGCACCTGAAGGATaggcaaaagagaaatggatttAATTCAAATCCCAAACAGCAGGAAATGTCAATTTGGGGATTTAAGTTTGAGCAATACCTCTGTGCCA GTTCCTCAGAAGCAAGCCCCAACCCTGAGGAACAGCTCAACACTAATGCTGAATTTTGCTGCGTGCTCAAAACAAGAATTGGCGGTCATCCTCTTCTTTATGGGGCTGAAGTTGACGCGGTGACAAAAGGATCGCAACCACCTTTTGCAGATCTCCAGAACTTTGTTGAACTTAAGACAAACAGACATATCAGCAATGAAAGACAACATGCCTCATTCAAACG ATTCAAGTCCATGAAGTGGTGGGCCCAATCGTTTATTGTAGGTATCCCCAAAATCGTAGTTGGATACCGAGATGATGAT gGAATAGTATCGCAACTGGAAACTATGGATGTTGATCATCTTCGAAAGCAATCTAAT GACTGGTGGAAATCTAATATTTGCATGAATTTCTGTCTGCAATTCTTAAAGTTCGTAAAGGAATGCATACCAAAAGAATCGAACCCAAAtgctcattttattttcgagtTCGATGCGATGTCGCGAGTCATCTCTTTTCGCAATGAAGCTGGTGAAGCGAGTAGTAGAAATCTGCTTCCTTCATGGTATGTCCAATCCATGGAGAGTCATGTTTAG
- the LOC130704261 gene encoding uncharacterized protein LOC130704261 isoform X1 codes for MAQVNPVKTPVTRFLRKHPIEHTELPAATWPPLKVNQEKKASGVAPIHPSKASRNRHKPCHDAGIFPIKPRTRGKSGKTCLPVPVLTGDASRKPNKSNSPALVRTGKSRIPVLQTQHTMHGPKIEALKKKEKDLIIELIKTRAELERVESLQRKLLVLKPAPIGRPKRRSKSLALGDSIMDSPFTDSESPKIEKMSPAILSMTQSKNPGSLYETYRRTCKFLHTPRKSTFKQRSKPPTLHNDTDISSRIQRQLADLFV; via the exons ATGGCACAGGTAAACCCCGTGAAAACACCTGTGACCAGATTTTTGAGAAAGCACCCTATAGAACATACAG AACTTCCAGCGGCGACATGGCCGCCCCTAAAGGTAAATCAGGAAAAGAAAGCATCAGGAGTAGCACCAATCCATCCATCGAAGGCAAGCAGGAACAGACACAAGCCTTGCCACGATGCCGGTATTTTCCCAATTAAGCCCAGAACAA GAGGAAAGTCGGGTAAAACCTGCTTGCCAGTTCCAGTTCTCACAGGAGACGCATCTAGGAAGCCAAATAA ATCCAATTCACCGGCACTTGTGCGTACAGGAAAATCTCGTATTCCAGTGCTGCAAACCCAGCATACAATGCACGGACCTAAAATTGAGGCactaaaaaagaaggagaaagatTTGATTATAGAATTAATAAAAACACGAGCGGAGCTGGAAAGGGTGGAGAGTCTCCAAAGGAAGCTTCTTGTTCTGAAACCGGCGCCCATTGGAAGACCCAAGCGTCGTTCCAAATCGTTGGCGTTAGGCGATTCGATAATGGACAGTCCATTCACGGACAGTGAAAGCCctaaaatcgaaaaaatgtCACCAGCCATACTGTCCATGACCCAATCGAAAAATCCCGGAAGTCTCTATGAGACTTATCGCCGTACGTGCAAATTCCTGCATACACCTAGAAAATCAACTTTTAAACAGCGCTCTAAACCTCCGACTCTCCACAACGATACAGATATTTCCAGTCGAATACAGCGCCAATTGGCAGATCTGTTTGTCTAA
- the LOC130704261 gene encoding uncharacterized protein LOC130704261 isoform X2 codes for MAQVNPVKTPVTRFLRKHPIEHTELPAATWPPLKVNQEKKASGVAPIHPSKASRNRHKPCHDAGGKSGKTCLPVPVLTGDASRKPNKSNSPALVRTGKSRIPVLQTQHTMHGPKIEALKKKEKDLIIELIKTRAELERVESLQRKLLVLKPAPIGRPKRRSKSLALGDSIMDSPFTDSESPKIEKMSPAILSMTQSKNPGSLYETYRRTCKFLHTPRKSTFKQRSKPPTLHNDTDISSRIQRQLADLFV; via the exons ATGGCACAGGTAAACCCCGTGAAAACACCTGTGACCAGATTTTTGAGAAAGCACCCTATAGAACATACAG AACTTCCAGCGGCGACATGGCCGCCCCTAAAGGTAAATCAGGAAAAGAAAGCATCAGGAGTAGCACCAATCCATCCATCGAAGGCAAGCAGGAACAGACACAAGCCTTGCCACGATGCCG GAGGAAAGTCGGGTAAAACCTGCTTGCCAGTTCCAGTTCTCACAGGAGACGCATCTAGGAAGCCAAATAA ATCCAATTCACCGGCACTTGTGCGTACAGGAAAATCTCGTATTCCAGTGCTGCAAACCCAGCATACAATGCACGGACCTAAAATTGAGGCactaaaaaagaaggagaaagatTTGATTATAGAATTAATAAAAACACGAGCGGAGCTGGAAAGGGTGGAGAGTCTCCAAAGGAAGCTTCTTGTTCTGAAACCGGCGCCCATTGGAAGACCCAAGCGTCGTTCCAAATCGTTGGCGTTAGGCGATTCGATAATGGACAGTCCATTCACGGACAGTGAAAGCCctaaaatcgaaaaaatgtCACCAGCCATACTGTCCATGACCCAATCGAAAAATCCCGGAAGTCTCTATGAGACTTATCGCCGTACGTGCAAATTCCTGCATACACCTAGAAAATCAACTTTTAAACAGCGCTCTAAACCTCCGACTCTCCACAACGATACAGATATTTCCAGTCGAATACAGCGCCAATTGGCAGATCTGTTTGTCTAA
- the LOC130704259 gene encoding uncharacterized protein LOC130704259, with the protein MGRKREVELRKQLAIRTAASMLGMIGLVFYLIKASEVAGTSPTRPSVVRHKCHQPIDWSVTQVEDLTVEQMIEYVEWTNSTSCRLTHDVGGHAHPDGVDGQKAICMDPLIRPELYKECLVYSFGISNDWTFDEAMEQMGCRVFSFDPSMNMGDHDHSPKIHFYNLGLGDRDERWNKDPNMNWTMKSLESIYYNLLKHEGRYIDYLKMDIEHSEWIVLPQIISSGMMDVVRQLSVEVHLPEQGGLDEFRNRIKIIKSLEDYGMVRFDSKYNPWSLEWNVAVDWEGFNAYEVAWYNSKLLRIKPMTNPNSTLVPTKIIKKKKIHNTVNVNRSKYRMKN; encoded by the coding sequence ATGGGTCGTAAAAGGGAAGTAGAGCTGAGGAAACAGCTCGCAATTCGGACAGCAGCCAGCATGTTGGGGATGATTGGTCTAGTTTTCTATTTAATCAAAGCCAGTGAAGTTGCAGGGACTTCACCAACAAGACCTTCTGTGGTGCGACATAAATGTCATCAACCTATAGACTGGAGTGTCACACAAGTGGAAGATTTGACTGTAGAGCAAATGATAGAGTATGTAGAGTGGACCAACAGCACATCTTGTCGACTTACTCATGACGTTGGAGGACATGCTCATCCAGATGGCGTCGATGGACAGAAAGCCATTTGTATGGATCCACTCATCAGACCAGAACTATACAAGGAATGTTTGGTCTACTCTTTCGGAATCAGCAACGATTGGACGTTCGACGAAGCCATGGAACAAATGGGATGCCGAGTATTTTCTTTCGACCCATCGATGAATATGGGAGATCATGATCATAGCCCTAAAATTCACTTTTACAACTTGGGGCTAGGCGACCGTGATGAACGATGGAACAAAGATCCAAATATGAATTGGACGATGAAATCACTCGAATCAATTTACTACAACCTACTTAAACACGAGGGCAGATATATAGACTATCTAAAAATGGATATTGAACATTCAGAATGGATAGTCTTACCTCAAATTATATCATCGGGTATGATGGATGTTGTGAGGCAGCTGTCAGTGGAAGTGCATCTTCCCGAACAAGGTGGATTAGACGAATTTCGAAATCgaatcaaaataattaaatcaCTAGAAGACTATGGCATGGTTCGTTTTGATTCCAAATACAACCCTTGGTCGCTTGAATGGAATGTCGCTGTCGATTGGGAAGGATTTAATGCTTACGAGGTTGCCTGGTATAATTCTAAACTTCTCAGAATTAAGCCAATGACCAATCCAAACTCGACCCTTGTTCCAactaaaattattaaaaaaaagaaaatacataaTACAGTTAATGTAAATAGATCAAAATAcagaatgaaaaattaa
- the LOC130704260 gene encoding uncharacterized protein LOC130704260 isoform X1: MKTVSFVFCWAFVASFGCFILYLSRSPTMDWNDTDVATLKHHEMLKYIQWTNNASSCKLERDFGGNVDGRKSVCLDPDVGLEPGNCLVYSFGVNHEWTFDEEMARYGCQVYAFDPMAGLRYNRSDKIHVYNYGLGFKTEISVQNWTVMPLKKLYKMLEPVHGRMPISYLKYDLEDGNLRVVPDILQTGMLASIRQLALEVHIEPEGTIEDFRDMVEVLQVKKKKAKSWEWFALLPTVFLHHTIGSNHWDTKDIWITTFPGTTATCFLKVNQCSSK; the protein is encoded by the exons ATGAAAACCGTGTCTTTTGTGTTCTGTTGGGCATTCGTCGCTAGTTTCGGTTGCTTCATCCTTTACTTGTCACGGTCACCAACAATGGATTGGAACGACACTGACGTTGCAACTTTGAAACATCACGAAATGCTAAAATACATCCAATGGACTAATAATGCATCCAGCTGCAAATTAGAACGCGATTTCGGTGGCAATGTCGACGGCAGGAAATCTGTGTGTTTAGATCCGGATGTCGGTCTGGAGCCGGGGAACTGTCTTGTTTACTCATTCGGCGTCAATCACGAATGGACGTTTGACGAAGAAATGGCCCGCTATGGATGTCAAGTATATGCATTCGATCCTATGGCAGGGCTTAGGTATAACCGATCTGATAAAATTCACGTTTACAACTACGGATTGGGCTTCAAAACTGAAATTTCAGTGCAAAATTGGACAGTTATGCCTTTAAAGAAACTCTACAAAATGTTGGAACCAGTGCATGGACGCATGCCCATCAGTTACCTCAAGTATGATCTGGAGGATGGAAATTTGCGAGTTGTTCCAGACATTTTACAAACGGGAATGCTCGCGAGCATTCGCCAGTTGGCCTTGGAGGTTCACATAGAGCCCGAAGGAACAATCGAAGATTTCCGTGACATGGTGGAAGTTTTACAggttaaaaagaagaaagct AAGAGCTGGGAATGGTTCGCTTTGCTTCCAACGGTATTCCTTCATCACACGATTGGCTCCAATCATTGGGATACGAAGGATATCTGGATTACGACATTTCCTG GTACAACAGCAACCTGCTTTCTAAAAGTTAATCAGTGTTCGTCgaaataa
- the LOC130704260 gene encoding uncharacterized protein LOC130704260 isoform X2, translating to MKTVSFVFCWAFVASFGCFILYLSRSPTMDWNDTDVATLKHHEMLKYIQWTNNASSCKLERDFGGNVDGRKSVCLDPDVGLEPGNCLVYSFGVNHEWTFDEEMARYGCQVYAFDPMAGLRYNRSDKIHVYNYGLGFKTEISVQNWTVMPLKKLYKMLEPVHGRMPISYLKYDLEDGNLRVVPDILQTGMLASIRQLALEVHIEPEGTIEDFRDMVEVLQAIEELGMVRFASNGIPSSHDWLQSLGYEGYLDYDISWYNSNLLSKS from the exons ATGAAAACCGTGTCTTTTGTGTTCTGTTGGGCATTCGTCGCTAGTTTCGGTTGCTTCATCCTTTACTTGTCACGGTCACCAACAATGGATTGGAACGACACTGACGTTGCAACTTTGAAACATCACGAAATGCTAAAATACATCCAATGGACTAATAATGCATCCAGCTGCAAATTAGAACGCGATTTCGGTGGCAATGTCGACGGCAGGAAATCTGTGTGTTTAGATCCGGATGTCGGTCTGGAGCCGGGGAACTGTCTTGTTTACTCATTCGGCGTCAATCACGAATGGACGTTTGACGAAGAAATGGCCCGCTATGGATGTCAAGTATATGCATTCGATCCTATGGCAGGGCTTAGGTATAACCGATCTGATAAAATTCACGTTTACAACTACGGATTGGGCTTCAAAACTGAAATTTCAGTGCAAAATTGGACAGTTATGCCTTTAAAGAAACTCTACAAAATGTTGGAACCAGTGCATGGACGCATGCCCATCAGTTACCTCAAGTATGATCTGGAGGATGGAAATTTGCGAGTTGTTCCAGACATTTTACAAACGGGAATGCTCGCGAGCATTCGCCAGTTGGCCTTGGAGGTTCACATAGAGCCCGAAGGAACAATCGAAGATTTCCGTGACATGGTGGAAGTTTTACAg GCTATAGAAGAGCTGGGAATGGTTCGCTTTGCTTCCAACGGTATTCCTTCATCACACGATTGGCTCCAATCATTGGGATACGAAGGATATCTGGATTACGACATTTCCTG GTACAACAGCAACCTGCTTTCTAAAAGTTAA